One Brevibacillus choshinensis genomic window carries:
- the hisB gene encoding imidazoleglycerol-phosphate dehydratase HisB: MSELQKRYAKIERNTNETQIALSFGIDGAGESMQDSGVPFLDHMLDLFTRHGHFDLTVKAKGDIEIDYHHTVEDIGICLGHSLREALGDKKGIKRYGNAFVPMDDALAQVVIDISNRPHLEYRAAYPSNVVGQFPTELVHEFLWKFALEARINLHVILHYGHNTHHMIEAIFKALGRALDEATTIDPRVKGVPSTKGVL; this comes from the coding sequence ATGAGTGAGCTGCAAAAACGTTATGCCAAGATTGAGCGCAATACGAATGAGACCCAGATCGCCCTTTCCTTTGGAATTGACGGGGCAGGAGAGAGCATGCAGGATTCCGGCGTTCCTTTTCTCGATCACATGCTGGACTTGTTTACGCGTCACGGACATTTTGATCTGACTGTCAAAGCGAAGGGCGACATCGAGATCGACTACCACCACACGGTAGAAGACATCGGGATTTGTCTGGGGCATTCCTTGCGCGAGGCATTGGGCGATAAAAAGGGGATCAAACGCTACGGAAACGCATTCGTACCCATGGACGACGCATTGGCTCAGGTCGTGATCGATATCAGCAATCGGCCGCACCTGGAATATCGGGCAGCGTATCCATCGAATGTAGTCGGGCAATTCCCTACGGAGCTGGTGCATGAGTTCCTGTGGAAGTTTGCTCTGGAGGCAAGGATCAATCTGCACGTGATCCTGCACTACGGGCACAATACTCACCACATGATCGAAGCGATCTTCAAAGCACTCGGCCGCGCGCTGGATGAAGCGACGACGATCGACCCGAGAGTCAAAGGGGTCCCGTCTACCAAAGGGGTTTTGTAG
- the hisD gene encoding histidinol dehydrogenase yields MRIISASQFDGKRSVDAGTREQQEAVKAILADVRERGDEAVRDYTERFDRVRLEQFLVTEEEFIEASGLVAPEVKEALAEAAENIRDFHSRQVRQSWFSTKESGTLLGQIIRPLKRAGLYVPGGTAAYPSSVLMNAIPAKIAGVPQVVITTPPGRDGKINPAILVAAQIAGVKEIYKVGGAQAIAALTYGTEQIKAVDKIVGPGNIFVALAKREVFGLVSIDMVAGPSEIAVLADETANPRYIAADLLSQAEHDPMSAAILVTTSQTVAEAVSEEVERQLADLPRRSIAEAAIRDFGAILVVQDLEEGFAAINRIAPEHLEIMIADPFEHLGKVENAGAIFLGPYSSEPVGDYFAGTNHVIPTNGTARFSSPLSVDDFIKKSSVVSYSKRDLRENGHKIVALAEQEGLAAHGRAITERLRDFDREEQERDRG; encoded by the coding sequence ATGCGCATCATTTCTGCCAGTCAGTTTGATGGGAAACGATCAGTAGACGCGGGCACCAGGGAGCAGCAGGAAGCTGTCAAAGCCATTCTCGCCGATGTACGGGAGCGAGGCGACGAAGCAGTGCGGGACTATACAGAGCGTTTTGATCGCGTTCGATTGGAGCAATTTCTCGTGACCGAGGAAGAGTTCATAGAGGCGAGCGGCCTGGTCGCGCCAGAGGTAAAGGAAGCTTTGGCTGAAGCCGCGGAGAATATTCGCGATTTTCATAGCCGGCAGGTCAGGCAGTCGTGGTTTTCCACAAAAGAGAGCGGAACATTGCTCGGTCAGATCATTCGGCCACTAAAGCGGGCAGGACTGTATGTTCCGGGCGGGACAGCAGCTTACCCTTCGAGCGTGCTCATGAATGCGATTCCGGCTAAAATTGCAGGTGTTCCACAGGTAGTGATCACGACGCCTCCTGGCCGAGACGGGAAAATCAATCCAGCGATTCTCGTTGCTGCACAGATCGCTGGAGTCAAGGAAATATACAAGGTAGGCGGCGCGCAGGCGATCGCAGCCTTGACCTACGGAACCGAACAGATCAAGGCGGTCGACAAGATCGTCGGACCAGGAAATATCTTCGTGGCGCTCGCCAAGCGGGAAGTGTTTGGATTGGTGAGCATTGATATGGTAGCGGGACCGAGCGAGATCGCAGTACTGGCAGATGAGACTGCCAACCCACGCTACATAGCAGCCGATCTGCTGTCACAAGCAGAGCATGACCCGATGTCGGCAGCCATTTTGGTCACCACCTCACAGACGGTGGCGGAGGCAGTCTCCGAAGAGGTCGAGCGGCAGCTGGCGGATCTGCCGCGTCGCTCGATTGCGGAAGCTGCGATTCGTGATTTTGGGGCTATTTTGGTCGTGCAGGATCTCGAGGAAGGCTTCGCAGCGATCAATCGCATCGCGCCCGAGCACTTGGAAATCATGATTGCAGACCCTTTTGAGCATCTGGGCAAAGTGGAAAATGCAGGGGCAATTTTTCTCGGACCGTACAGCTCGGAACCGGTTGGCGATTACTTTGCGGGGACGAACCACGTCATCCCGACCAATGGAACCGCGCGTTTTTCGTCGCCGCTTTCCGTGGACGACTTCATCAAGAAATCGAGTGTGGTCTCTTACAGCAAACGCGACTTGCGGGAGAACGGGCATAAAATCGTGGCGCTGGCCGAGCAGGAAGGACTTGCTGCACACGGGCGTGCGATTACCGAACGACTACGTGACTTTGATAGAGAAGAGCAGGAGCGTGACAGAGGATGA
- the hisG gene encoding ATP phosphoribosyltransferase, which yields MGFSDQSQKLTIAMPKGRIFEEAVHFLQQAGLQVTAELQDSRKLVIPVENAKLEFILAKPTDVPTYVEYGVADVGVVGKDVLLEEERDVYELLDLQIGYCRMMVAGMPDWKPTEAPRVATKYPKIASRYFREQGQQVEVIKLNGSVELAPMIGLADRIVDIVSTGRTLKENGLVELEHICEITTRLIANRASYRMKSEAVDDIASKFLEVIPKRS from the coding sequence ATGGGTTTTTCCGATCAATCTCAAAAATTGACGATCGCCATGCCGAAGGGGCGAATCTTTGAAGAGGCCGTTCATTTTTTGCAGCAGGCAGGCTTGCAGGTGACAGCAGAGCTTCAGGATTCCCGCAAGCTGGTCATTCCGGTGGAGAACGCGAAGCTGGAGTTCATTTTGGCGAAACCGACAGATGTTCCCACCTACGTCGAATACGGAGTCGCGGATGTGGGAGTCGTGGGGAAGGATGTTCTCTTGGAAGAGGAACGCGATGTCTACGAGCTCTTGGACCTGCAAATCGGGTACTGCCGCATGATGGTAGCCGGGATGCCGGACTGGAAGCCGACGGAGGCTCCGCGGGTTGCTACCAAATACCCGAAAATTGCCTCTCGTTATTTCCGCGAGCAAGGCCAGCAGGTAGAGGTCATCAAGCTGAACGGCTCGGTGGAGCTGGCGCCGATGATCGGGCTGGCGGACCGCATCGTCGATATCGTATCGACGGGACGGACCTTAAAGGAAAACGGCCTCGTGGAGCTGGAGCATATTTGTGAGATTACGACGCGCCTGATTGCCAATCGGGCAAGCTACCGAATGAAAAGCGAAGCGGTGGATGACATTGCGAGCAAGTTTTTGGAAGTCATCCCGAAACGATCATAG
- a CDS encoding ATP phosphoribosyltransferase regulatory subunit — protein sequence MAKPLGFEKPLGMRDILPESLSKQRHLERSLRQCIERWGYEEISTPSLEYYDTVGSASATLTDRMFRLLDKQGHTVVLRPDMTAPIARVVSSLYKDVPLPIRLFYQANVFRAQEKEAGRNAEFFQTGIELIGDASVDADAEAIALAVFCLRAAGVETFRIAIGHVDFVDGVLEEWICDEAIRNQFRQYLVERDFVGFRQLLATLNLAAEAKERLEALLRLRGGKGKIDEARSLTENGKARRAVETIASLWEALEAYGVTDDLLLDFNLIINLNYYTGIVFEGYAADLGSPLLGGGRYDHLLAQFGRPAQATGFAIKMDRLLLVTPALEIGPAARILLCYTEDKRTEALAEAQSLRQDGLVVVTRLVKNQAEAAAYQGETYSKVICLTKQEE from the coding sequence ATGGCAAAGCCGTTGGGATTTGAAAAGCCGCTGGGGATGCGGGACATTTTACCGGAATCACTCTCCAAACAACGGCATTTGGAGCGCTCCCTGCGCCAGTGCATCGAACGTTGGGGGTACGAAGAAATCTCCACGCCGTCATTGGAGTATTACGATACAGTAGGATCTGCAAGCGCGACGCTGACAGATCGGATGTTTCGACTTCTGGATAAACAGGGACATACCGTGGTGCTGCGTCCGGACATGACGGCACCCATCGCCCGTGTCGTTTCTTCTTTATATAAAGATGTACCATTGCCGATTCGTCTGTTTTATCAAGCAAATGTGTTCCGCGCGCAGGAAAAGGAAGCTGGCCGGAATGCGGAATTCTTCCAGACAGGCATCGAGCTGATCGGGGATGCGTCCGTGGATGCCGACGCAGAGGCAATCGCACTCGCGGTATTTTGTTTGCGAGCGGCAGGCGTAGAGACGTTCCGCATCGCGATCGGACATGTGGATTTTGTGGATGGGGTGCTGGAGGAATGGATCTGTGACGAAGCGATCCGCAACCAATTCCGTCAGTACCTGGTTGAACGTGATTTCGTAGGCTTCCGTCAGCTGCTAGCTACGCTGAACCTCGCGGCTGAGGCAAAGGAGAGGCTGGAGGCTCTGCTTCGCCTGCGCGGAGGAAAAGGAAAAATTGATGAGGCGCGATCCCTGACGGAAAACGGCAAAGCGAGACGAGCGGTTGAAACTATCGCTTCGTTATGGGAAGCGTTGGAGGCATACGGTGTAACAGACGATTTGCTGCTGGACTTCAACCTGATCATCAATCTGAATTACTACACGGGTATCGTGTTCGAGGGCTATGCCGCTGATTTGGGTTCACCCCTGCTGGGCGGAGGGCGTTATGACCACCTGCTGGCTCAGTTCGGGAGGCCAGCGCAGGCAACGGGCTTTGCCATCAAGATGGATCGCTTGCTGCTTGTCACCCCGGCCCTCGAAATTGGGCCAGCCGCTCGTATTCTCCTGTGCTACACGGAAGACAAGCGCACGGAGGCTCTGGCCGAAGCGCAATCGCTCAGACAGGATGGCCTCGTGGTCGTCACTCGACTGGTCAAGAATCAAGCGGAGGCTGCGGCGTATCAGGGAGAGACGTACAGCAAGGTTATCTGCTTGACGAAACAGGAGGAATAG
- a CDS encoding acyltransferase, whose translation MRNTTRYPVRGANPLWQLYQTVSFWKVMKNFIVIQLARYMPFLSWKNWLYRTFLRMEVGTHSAVALMVMMDIMFPELIKIGRNCVIGYNTTILAHEYLVEEYRLGEVRIEDDVLIGANSTILPGVTIGKGAIVAAGTVVHKSVPAGAFVGGNPMQLIRSGNAVGDEQE comes from the coding sequence ATGAGAAATACCACACGTTATCCCGTGCGTGGAGCCAACCCTCTTTGGCAGCTCTACCAAACGGTGAGCTTTTGGAAAGTCATGAAAAACTTCATTGTGATTCAACTAGCGCGCTATATGCCGTTTTTGTCCTGGAAAAACTGGCTGTACCGCACGTTCCTGCGAATGGAAGTGGGAACGCATAGCGCGGTGGCCCTGATGGTCATGATGGACATTATGTTTCCCGAGCTGATCAAAATTGGCCGCAACTGCGTCATCGGCTACAATACGACGATACTCGCTCATGAATACTTGGTCGAGGAATACCGGCTGGGGGAAGTTCGTATTGAGGATGATGTGCTGATCGGAGCGAATTCAACGATCCTGCCGGGAGTGACGATAGGCAAAGGCGCGATCGTGGCGGCTGGCACCGTCGTACATAAAAGCGTGCCAGCGGGAGCGTTTGTCGGGGGAAATCCCATGCAGCTCATTCGCAGTGGCAATGCTGTCGGGGATGAGCAGGAGTAA
- the hprK gene encoding HPr(Ser) kinase/phosphatase, translating into MRKTNVSHLADHFNMAILSGEEGLGREITVTDLSRPGLQLAGYYSYYAEERIQLFGLTEINFFQTLNREERLERMNFLMQGQTPCFCVTRNQPVPEEMIEVSNERGVPVLQSPLATTTLVGKMTNFLENRLAPTTTIHGVLTDIYGVGVLIMGSSGIGKSEAALELVKRGHRLVADDAVEIRQTQAGQLSGSAPELIQHLLEIRGVGIINVMTMFGAGAVRNVKNIEMVVQLELWEPQKMYERLGLDEETLKIMDTDIPIITVPVRPGRNLAVIIEVAAMNFRLKRMGYNAAVHFSRKQSDAILEDADSDL; encoded by the coding sequence ATGCGTAAGACCAACGTTAGTCACCTCGCCGATCATTTCAACATGGCCATCCTCAGTGGCGAAGAAGGCTTGGGACGCGAAATTACCGTAACCGATCTCAGCAGACCAGGTTTGCAGCTGGCGGGATACTATTCGTATTATGCTGAAGAGAGGATTCAGCTCTTTGGATTGACGGAGATCAATTTCTTTCAAACGCTGAATCGAGAGGAACGTCTCGAGCGGATGAACTTCCTCATGCAGGGGCAGACGCCGTGTTTTTGCGTGACGCGAAATCAGCCTGTTCCGGAAGAAATGATAGAGGTATCGAATGAGCGCGGGGTGCCAGTGCTGCAATCGCCGCTAGCGACCACCACACTGGTAGGCAAAATGACCAACTTCCTCGAGAATCGTCTGGCGCCGACCACTACGATCCATGGCGTACTGACGGATATTTATGGTGTCGGTGTACTGATCATGGGCTCTAGTGGGATCGGAAAGAGCGAGGCTGCGCTGGAGCTGGTCAAGCGTGGCCATCGTCTGGTAGCGGATGACGCTGTGGAAATTCGTCAGACGCAGGCTGGACAGCTGAGCGGCAGTGCCCCTGAGCTGATTCAGCATTTGCTGGAGATTCGCGGCGTGGGTATCATCAACGTCATGACGATGTTCGGTGCCGGGGCTGTGCGCAATGTGAAAAACATTGAGATGGTCGTTCAGCTGGAGCTGTGGGAACCGCAAAAAATGTACGAGCGCCTCGGGTTGGATGAAGAAACATTGAAAATCATGGATACGGATATCCCGATCATTACCGTCCCTGTACGTCCCGGCCGAAACCTGGCTGTCATCATCGAGGTGGCTGCGATGAATTTCCGCCTGAAGCGGATGGGGTACAACGCCGCGGTTCACTTCTCCCGCAAGCAGTCGGATGCCATCCTCGAAGATGCGGATTCCGATTTGTAA
- a CDS encoding sensor histidine kinase, whose translation MDFLLRFVLVDIPEAFLLLTIGLAMFNISVFDKKKQAIFFSLLFSIAGEVLSFVEVPYQPKVLLMFVLTTLFVFVLYRFNLLKSVFIGMTAICSMFVAESIVIMIFNSQQIYWAEILSTTLQTLTIRVLYFGIFLLLALILRLMKFDIQRFLPQNHYNRSLFLLVLVGSVEFLLILFLNTSFFLRNNNSELAAIYTPQFQFFIQLLILAFFIIIVILFRIYLHLTINRVEEETGTPYLNSIHDLVTAIRSIKHDSLNHYTAINGFLKKGYVDLAKEYVEQLLQETVTVEKSVDTSSQVLESIKNPAVASLLQSKMEVCLAERIALSMNIKTLSQFSQIKTYDLIKVLGNLFDNAIRATSYELEENRFIRLEWGQTDGEHYLMIENSGPTIPKDKLPAIFQAGYTTKKGGEGGLGLVIVKTVTDRYGGKIQVHSEEGVTSFRISFLSK comes from the coding sequence TTGGATTTTCTACTTCGCTTTGTTCTAGTGGACATACCCGAAGCCTTCTTATTGCTTACCATAGGATTGGCAATGTTCAACATCTCCGTTTTCGATAAAAAGAAGCAAGCCATCTTCTTCAGTCTTCTGTTTTCGATCGCCGGTGAAGTGCTCTCATTCGTAGAAGTTCCCTATCAACCAAAAGTATTGCTTATGTTCGTATTGACCACTCTGTTTGTTTTCGTCCTCTATCGTTTCAATTTATTAAAATCCGTCTTTATAGGAATGACTGCCATTTGTTCCATGTTTGTTGCTGAATCGATCGTCATCATGATTTTTAACAGCCAGCAGATCTACTGGGCAGAAATTCTTTCTACCACCTTGCAAACCTTAACGATACGCGTTCTCTACTTCGGGATATTTCTCTTGCTTGCACTCATCTTGAGATTAATGAAATTCGATATTCAGCGATTTTTACCGCAGAATCACTACAACCGCTCTTTATTTTTACTGGTATTGGTGGGGAGTGTCGAGTTTCTGCTGATTCTGTTCTTGAATACGTCCTTTTTCTTACGGAATAACAACTCGGAATTAGCAGCCATTTATACACCTCAATTCCAATTTTTTATTCAGCTCTTAATCCTTGCGTTTTTCATCATTATTGTGATCTTATTTCGCATTTATCTTCACTTAACGATCAATCGTGTCGAGGAAGAGACGGGCACCCCCTATTTGAATAGCATTCATGATCTGGTGACTGCCATTCGTTCGATCAAGCATGACTCCTTGAATCATTACACAGCGATCAATGGCTTCCTAAAAAAGGGATACGTCGACTTAGCGAAGGAATATGTGGAGCAGCTGCTGCAAGAAACGGTCACTGTCGAAAAATCAGTCGACACAAGCTCACAAGTGCTGGAGAGCATCAAAAATCCCGCTGTCGCCTCCCTTCTCCAATCGAAAATGGAGGTTTGCCTGGCAGAGCGGATCGCCTTGTCTATGAACATTAAAACTCTCAGTCAATTTTCACAAATCAAGACATACGACCTCATTAAGGTCTTGGGTAATTTATTTGATAATGCGATTCGAGCCACCTCATATGAACTGGAAGAAAACAGATTTATCCGCTTGGAATGGGGGCAGACAGATGGCGAGCACTACCTGATGATTGAAAATAGCGGACCTACCATTCCAAAGGACAAGCTCCCTGCTATTTTCCAAGCTGGGTACACCACGAAAAAAGGGGGAGAAGGTGGTCTGGGCTTGGTGATCGTCAAGACGGTTACCGATCGTTACGGTGGTAAAATTCAAGTACATTCCGAAGAGGGCGTCACCAGTTTTCGCATCTCCTTTCTAAGCAAGTAG
- a CDS encoding accessory gene regulator ArgB-like protein, whose translation MRLAKRLHTEDAPYTLGQLAHGIEIFILNVINGLALILVSAIFHIFREVMLLCCLFFLHRLVTGGVHLRSPWTCLLATVTLMVAGGFLLRHLPILPDSFARLLILGGGGFSFVINYLHAPAAHTYVPSDPIVQRRNRIIVLWMILLGCTLSIILVGYTYLLSMTYILAILLQSVLLMPSSFRLVSRLEKTF comes from the coding sequence ATGCGTCTAGCGAAACGGCTACATACGGAAGATGCGCCTTATACTTTGGGGCAGCTCGCACACGGCATCGAAATATTCATACTCAACGTCATCAATGGGTTGGCACTCATTCTGGTATCAGCTATTTTTCATATTTTCAGAGAGGTCATGCTTCTGTGTTGTCTCTTTTTCCTGCATCGACTTGTAACGGGCGGCGTCCATCTGCGTAGCCCATGGACGTGCCTTCTTGCTACGGTCACCCTGATGGTGGCGGGCGGTTTTCTTTTGAGGCATCTGCCTATCCTCCCCGATTCATTCGCTAGGTTGCTCATCTTGGGTGGAGGAGGATTCTCGTTTGTGATCAATTATCTGCATGCACCTGCTGCACATACATACGTACCCTCTGATCCAATCGTCCAACGAAGAAATAGAATCATTGTCCTATGGATGATTCTATTGGGTTGCACTCTCTCTATCATTTTGGTAGGATATACCTACCTACTATCTATGACGTACATATTAGCGATTCTCTTGCAATCTGTTCTTCTCATGCCAAGTTCATTCCGACTAGTTTCACGATTGGAAAAAACATTTTGA
- a CDS encoding phage holin family protein, translated as MIRWIIKLLLNGAALILISNWFQSIQVSSFGVAVWAALILGIVNTIIRPILTFFTLPLSVLTLGLFWFVINAITFSLTAFFINGFEVGPWPDNIGIMIVASALMSLMGWLIDWVVSKPKK; from the coding sequence ATGATTCGATGGATCATCAAGCTGCTGTTAAACGGGGCTGCCTTGATTTTGATCAGTAATTGGTTCCAGTCCATTCAAGTCTCCAGCTTTGGCGTAGCGGTGTGGGCTGCCCTTATACTGGGAATCGTCAATACGATCATTCGCCCTATCCTGACGTTTTTCACACTTCCGCTAAGTGTCTTGACTCTTGGGCTATTTTGGTTTGTGATCAATGCCATCACGTTCTCGCTGACGGCCTTTTTCATCAATGGTTTTGAAGTAGGGCCATGGCCAGACAATATCGGAATCATGATCGTTGCTTCTGCACTCATGAGCCTGATGGGCTGGTTGATCGATTGGGTGGTCAGCAAACCAAAGAAGTAG
- a CDS encoding HD domain-containing protein, protein MDYTTVILARLPQRLVNVARELFDGQDPAHDWQHNVRVMAMCERIGQEEGADMTILSLAALLHDIGRAEERRTGECHAEISARLAGTLLKEEGLTEAQVKRVQRAILAHRFRKDRPPATLEEKILFDADKLDSIGAIGVARAFAYSGFLGQPIQSDLEQQHTPLKEFEWKLQRIKGKLFTETAQQIAEERHRFMVQFFERWKEEVHGIR, encoded by the coding sequence ATGGACTATACGACAGTCATTCTCGCGAGATTGCCGCAGCGTCTGGTGAATGTGGCAAGGGAGCTGTTTGACGGACAGGATCCGGCTCACGATTGGCAGCATAATGTACGCGTGATGGCGATGTGCGAGCGGATTGGGCAAGAAGAAGGCGCGGATATGACCATTTTGAGTTTGGCGGCGCTGCTGCATGACATCGGAAGGGCAGAGGAACGGCGGACAGGGGAGTGCCACGCTGAGATCAGTGCGCGTTTAGCGGGTACCCTATTGAAAGAAGAAGGTCTGACTGAGGCACAGGTCAAGCGCGTACAGCGTGCCATTCTCGCGCATCGCTTTCGCAAGGATCGGCCGCCTGCTACACTAGAGGAAAAGATATTGTTTGATGCCGACAAGCTCGACTCGATCGGAGCGATCGGGGTCGCCCGCGCATTTGCCTATTCCGGCTTCTTGGGGCAGCCCATTCAATCCGATCTTGAGCAGCAGCATACTCCGCTAAAAGAGTTCGAGTGGAAGCTGCAGCGCATCAAAGGCAAGTTGTTTACCGAGACGGCCCAGCAGATTGCCGAAGAACGGCATCGATTCATGGTACAGTTTTTCGAACGGTGGAAAGAAGAAGTCCACGGAATCCGATAA